The DNA segment ATTTCACAACTGGCTGCAGTTTATGTCTCGGGATAGCGGCAATAAGATGTGCTCTCCACCAATTCGCGCGGTATCCAGTCCTCATAAAGGGGCAGACGATTCTTCAGCGTCTCCACTTCACGCAAAATACGCACCACATTACCgccaattaatttctttatggCTGCATTACCCCAAACGCGATCACGTGCCAGCTCAGCGAGTAAAAAAGCATAGCTTTTGGGCGCGCCACCAAGTCCAATGTGATCCACACCTGCCACTTTGCGCACATAATTGATGGCGTTGATAGCTTCACGCACCGAGAATCGACGCTCATCGCAACGTTCCAAGTTCAGCATTATAACGCCGCCGTTATCCGAGAGCAGACTAACAAGAAGAAGCATGAGCACACGTCTATAatggaagcaaaagaaaaaactaaacttACCTCAAAACGCGATCGGGTATGGAAGCAACGCTGGAGCTGTTGCAGAGCGAAATCGGTACAGCATTCAAAAGTAAAACGGGTGCTTTGGCGGTATGCAAAGCAGTTACCATGGCCGCCTCGGAAAGCTGCGAAATCTCAATAAGCATACCCAAACGGTTCATCTCGTAAAGTACTGTCTGCAAGGAtgagaataaaaaaagttagaatCTTGACCATTTTAGCGACTACCCACCTTCCCGAACTCGTTAATCGAGTGTGTGGCATTTTCCTCAAATAGATAGTCGTGGCTGCGTATGCAAGCGGCGGCCCACGGTGTAGTGCATTCCAAACTAGTAATCGATACAAAGCGCGCGCCTAACAGATACATCGAACGCAGCACCGCCAGACTAGCGCCCAATGTATGACCGCCACCCAGACCTAACATAACAGCCACCTCGCCACGTATATGCGTCTGTTCCATTTCGTCGGCGGATAACACGATATGCAATGCATCCGTATTGGCGGTGATGCGACGCGCCTCATCAATACCCTCCAACGCCAGCTGCACCGCATCCAAATATTGTGCACCGCAGGGTACGGAGATTGGCCAGAACACAGCACCGACATGATTGCGGCGAACCTCATTCAAGAGACCGCCGCTGGTGCGATTCACAGCATCACGCATTGGTGGCTGCCAGGAGGAGCCTTCGATAAGTGGTGACTCGGTCAACAAACGACGTATGAAAGCCAAACGCGCTTCCAGCAATGAGGAAGAACGCAACTGTAGAGCCAAAGGTATGCCGCCAGCCATTGCTATGCAAACCAACATTATGCCGAGAACTACTATCAGGCGACGATTGCGCGACGAGCGGCTTGGCTCACTGCCGCTATCGCTGCATGCGCTCATTTTGTAGGCGGCAGCGGCGATTGCGCCATTCTTTAGCTTCTCACCGCCGAGCTTTGTGATCTCAGGCGGTAGTTCAATATCCGCAATCTCTGTGAAAACAAAACACTGTTGCTTGCAATGAGGCTGATGTTCGTGTGGAGGCGCCTTCAATTCGTGCGGGTGTGGGAGTTGTACGgtcggtggtggtggtggcggtgcgTTGCTTAATAGAGTATTGAGTGCGACTGCTTGATGTTGCTGATGGTGCTGATGATGTTGATGCTGATGCTGAGGGTACGGATGCTGCTGATGGTGATGTATGGCGGCAGCGCACACCTCAATATATTCGCGATTTGGCACTGGATTCATGCTGCTGCCATTAATTGGTTTATATAAGCAAAGCGTTTGGCTTTCCAAATCAGCTGCAAGCTGTTGCGCTCCGAACtttctcttttttattatgGACGTTTCGATTTTAGTTATCTAATTAAATTTGATTGATTATTTACCAACAAGTGAAATAAGTCCTTTAGCATATACACTGCTTGATATGAGGAAAAAAGCTTTAtcgatttttcatttgacatttGTCCTGCTCCTGCGCAATGCTATGCGTCACAGATTTGCAACAGGATGCACAAAATTTTAGTCAGCTGATATTGCCTTAGCGATGTTTACTTACCTAAAAATAATAGCTGCACACCTCCTTGGCACTGGTCAGGCTAATAAATCTGTATGATTACTTGCAATgtcttaaaatcttaaaaacattacattttatttgtaagcaaatatttttgatacaatTTCTTATGTATTACCTTTTAAAACATAGTTTGAGTAAGAAAAAAAGATTGAATTTTTAACGACTAAAATCCATTGATCCGTTCCAATTCCATTTCAAGTAAGAATCTAAATTCGAAAAAGTAAATTTCAAGCGTTATTGTGAATGAGCTATTGTCAAAGCAAAAACATTGGCGGTCAGCTGTTGTAAACAAATTATTGCACGTGCGTTATACATATATCGTGAAGAttgtactttattttatttaacgaatCAGCAAAATGCCCGAAATAGAGGGATACAAAGGTAACTCAGacatatgaaattaataaagaaaattaaaatttcaaataaaaaacatttttagtgATACCTTTACGCCTCACTGCGGACCGTCCTCTGGAGCTCTGCCATCATATTTATATGCGGGAGCATTTTATACGATTGGAGGATGCAGACAAACCGAAAGGCCGCACACTCTTCTTACTGAACGTGCCACCATATGTGACAGAGCAAAGTTTGGGCACTTTTTTCCGCGCCAAAGTAGATGTTCCAAACACAGTCAGCTTTGCTGAACGTCCAGGTcgaaatgaaagtgaaaaatgGCAACAAAATTGCGTACCGTTTAGCGCATCAACAACgccatttaaatttaaagtggcTTATGTAGTCTTTCACAAAAATGTGGGTGTTAAACGAGCGTTGCAATTGGATAGCATAGATTTGTTTAATACCGATGGCAATTGTGTGTTGGATTCGGGTATGCAGCTATTACATAGCCAATATGAGAAACGAATTTTGGATGAAGAGGAATTGCAAGCACGCATTGATAAGTATATAGAACTTTATGATAAGCGCGAAAAGGAGGCGATTGAAGCGGCGAAGAACTCCGAAGCAGATGCCGACGGTTGGGTGACTGTCGGCAAACAAGGACGTAACGCCGGTTTCGAACAGAAAGAATCGGTTGTTGGACGTTTAGAAGAGAAAATAGTGCGAggcaagaagaagaaggaattAGAGAATTTCTACACTTTCCAGATACGTGAATCGAAAATGAAGAATATAATTGAATTGCGCAAAAAATTCGAAGAAGACAAGCAGAAAATCGAGGCACTAAAGAAGACGCGTCGGTTTAGACCTTTctagttatatatgtacttataattGAAGCTATATACTTCAAAGATAagtgtacattttttatttgtcaaaatataatttacattaGTATAGATAGCttaaacttaattcaatttttcctGTTTGCTTTTATAACCATGGTCATAAGTGGGTGTGGCGGAAGTGTTTCCAAAAGACACAATAATTGTGTTATATTGCCATACATGCACTTTACAGATATAGCTAACTGTACTGCTTGTGCTAATCGTTCCACGCTTTTCTGATATGCCGCATCCTTGGTGGGTTCGATCTTATCTGCAACCAAGCGTGCTACATACGTTTGCAGCGGACCCACATTTTGTGCCACATGTTGCGCGTTTAATGCTGTTGGCGGACCAGAGTTGTCAATTTGTAGCATCGTTTGCAAAAGCCACAGGTGTAAATTACTATATGAAGGACGATTAGAGAACATAGGTGACAGGACTGCCCAACGTATAAGCCCTGCTAAAGGTGTAACAACGGGCATTGCTATGGCACCACTCGGTAACGCTAAAGGCTGCTGGGATGCTAAGCATAAGTCATGATTTTCACTTATCCATTCGGTGAATACATCTAATAAAGCATCAGGTGGTGGTGTCAGTACGCCATTCTGCTCTTTCATATATAAATCTGCCACAGTCGTCATAAGATTAGCTGCAAAGTGTGGTGCGACCATTGGTAATTGCTTGAATTGCTCCGAAGTTTTTcgtgaaaatgttataaaatcaCTAACCAAACTTTGTGCCACTTCCAGGCTTGGTGGATTCATGCAACCTACTTGCTGCATCCAAGTACCAGCAGATGAGAGCAGTGGAGCTACAGAACCCGATACAGCAGTGCTCACTAAGCGGCACAGTATTTTGGAACGTTGCGGTGTAAGATTGCTgccaaagagagagagaaatacCACATTACGTGTAGCGTCCGGCCCAGGTTGAGAGAAATATTCAATAAGAACTATGATCAGTTGGAACTCTTGAAACGAATTCAATTGTGTGCCGGTAAAAGATTGTCCTTTACGAATATCAACAGGATCTTTAGGACGTTCCATAAACACAAATTCGGAGATTAGTTGAATTGCAAAGTTTTGTTTGCTGCGACTTACAACTATGCTCTCTAAAAGTAAACGGGATATGAGTtttctaaatgtaaataaaaacttgCAATTTTACCTATTCGTGGCAGTGCCTCCTTTGCGCAAGCAGGAAAGTCCAACTTTCGTAAAGTCTGTTTAAAATCAGCTTGcgacatttttgtaaaaataaacgcaaatatgattcaatgaaatgtaaacaaactgcAAATAACAAAGTACAAAAGAAGAAACCGGTGTGAtggacaaaacaaaataatcgaCCCTTTCAAAATATACATGAGAAATCGGCTATCGATAAATGATACGGCAGGTCCAAGAGTGCCTTACTTGTAATATCCATTGAGGGTTTGTTGTATATCATGAAGGGGAATATTGACAGACAATATATGTTGACTCGACAACTATATTGTGTACATGTAATCAATGTTTGTAAAAGTCACATAATAAATCTTTTAATATATCGGATTTCAATTAGTAACAATTTTCCTGAACGAAATGATGGAGAGAGcaaattatcgatattttaatattatatcaaTTGCGTGTTTCGAACAGAAAACAAGGATTAAGGATTGCATTGATACATTTTAATTGATTGTTAGAAATAGTCATCTGTTAAATCATTGTAATGTGACACTTAACATCTAAACAATTTTATCGGGTTGATGTTTATAAGAAAGAAATTACATAATGCTGAATACTCAGtctgtaaatttaaattttgcatttgaatTTACTACTTTAATTgttctaataattttaacaatagTTTTTATCGTTTATTACCACTGTGCTTCGGAAATTCCATAGCGTTCCAGTTTTGAAGCAACATTGCAAATAAATCCGTTATATTGTTTAGAATATCGATATATTTCGAAACCGATCGCTGCTTGTATCTAGTATTGAATTTCGAACAGTGATCcgtaaaattgcaaaattattttcttttgtttttttcaaaaaacataaaaattacgcGCCGGCAGTTgttaattttaacaatatttttctattatgtttCTCGTTCCAGTTTTGAAGCAAACATTTGTGTGAGAATTTATTTTTCTGTGCGAaagagttatttttattaaatttagcgATCGAATAAACTTAAAAATGACAAATACGGCCGTAGCTCAACATCGGCCGCTAGGATTTATCGGCTTACATACAGAGTTTAcagtaaatttaatgaaacatataaacatttattttgtacttaCAAATAACAAATTCTCTTGTTCCCTCAGAAAGCGCTAAACGAAGCGTTCCAGAAACAAGATGCACAAATTCTGCGCGCATCCTATGAGTCGTTCGGCGCCAATACGGATCATGATAAAAAGTCGCCAATGGACCAAGCCTTTCGTGAAATGCTACTCTTCCGACTAAGTGATAACGTGGAACAGGTGGGCGCACTTGTACGTTTGTCAGTTGAGGCGGTGCGTGCAGAAATAGTTTCGGTAACTATACCCGTTGTTTTGTTGGGTGACATTTTCGATGCGGTCACGTTAGATAAATGTGagcaaatatttagttttgtcGAAGAAATGGTTGAGGTATGGAAGGAGGACATTTTTTTCTCATCGTGCAAAAATAACATCTTGCGAATGTGCAACGACCTTTTACGTCGTTTATCGCGTGCCCAGAACACCGTATTCTGTGGACGCATTTTGCTGTTTCTATCCaaatttttccccttttctGAGCGTTCGGGGTTGAACATTGTATCGGAATTCAATTTAGATAATGTTACCGAATATGGTGTTGACGGTAAAGATCTGGACGACTGTTTGGAAGATACCGTGGAAGATATTCCCATTAAAATCGATTACAATCTGTATTGTAAATTTTGGTCATTGCAAGACTTTTTCCGCAATCCAAACCAGTGCTATAGCAAagcacaatggaaaatgtttcaagctgtaagtaaataaaattttcctcCTCAATGTAAAATGttcatagtttttatttttttcaatcagCACGCAGGTACCGTACTAGAGGCTTTTGATAGTTTTAAGTTGGAGGAGCCACGTCTCAGTAGTGCAGCAGAAAAAAGTGACAGTGCTCTTACAGCTGCCGATTAtctggaaaatatgaaaatggagCTGGTTGCTGATATGGCAGCTGAAGCAGATGATCAAAAATCGAACCAAACAGACCACATTGTTCGCCAGTCCGATCACTTTTTCGCAAAGTTTCTAACAAATCCGAAGTTACTCACTTTACAATTATCTGACTCTAATTTTCGTCGTTCGGTGCTGGTACAGTTTCTGATACTTTTTCAATATCTGCAGTTGACCGTTAAGTTTAAGACGTAAGAGGCTAATGCGGTTTAAAAAACTTAGTTggcagtaaaattttatttgatttcagtGAATCGAACACACTTACCACTGCACAAACGGATTTCATTAAAGAAACCGAAGGAAAAGTATACAAATTACTCGAGGAGACGCCACCAAATGGTAAACGTTTTGCTCGCACGGTGCAACATATGTTGACGCGAGAAGAAATGTGGAACAACTGGAAAAATGATGGTTGTAAAGAGTTCCGCAAACCCGATGATGCCGAACCGGAAAATAGCATAAACAAAGATGCGGCAAGTGCCGATGCTAAACCGCCAGCTCCGAAACGTGCCAAACGCACGCTGGGCGACAGTCTGCGCGATGCGCATCGTAGTGGAAAATTTTTCTTGGGCAAGTGAGTATATTTGCATcgtaaaataacaaattaaatgcatttttcaataattattactCTCTAGTGATGTGCTAACACGCCTTTGGAATTATTCGCCCGATAATCTGCAGGCCTGCAAGAGCGAAGAGCGCAATTTTCTACCACAAGTTGAAACATTCCTTGAGAATCCGCATGAAAAGAACGATCCGTCGTTTGAATGGCGCGCCTTACGTTTACTCGCGCGACAGTCGCcacactttttcacatttttaaactCACCATCATACAAAATAGCAGACTATCTAGAGGGTGTACGCCGCCGTTTGGCTAAAGATCGTATAGATAATGCCAAAGCAGCTATGAATGCAAACAGCACATCTTTATTGGGTGGCAATTCATCAACTGAATCTCCTAATGCAACCGAAAACAATAGTGATCAAGGGTCTAACAATCAAGAAACCGAGGGTGAACCAGATGCGGATGGCGTTGGCGAAAATGACGGAGACGGTGATGGGGACGGAGATGCCATGCTCACCGAAGAAGATGTACAAGGTGACTTAGACAAAGCCGATGATGACCGTAATGCGCACACCAAACCGATGACAGCAACCGCGGAACAAATAGAGGAAATCGCACCGCTCATTGGTGATGACTGGAAGAAATTAGGCAAAAAGTTGGGCTACACCACCGACGAACTACTCTACTTTGAGACTGAGCATCCCGATCGCGATGGTGGCTGCATTGCTATGCTAAGCAATTGGTTTGCAGATGACGATGATGCCAGTCTCGATAACTGGGCCTACATGCTCGAGGGTTTGGAAATAAATGCGGCGGCCAAAGCAGTAAAGGCGCTTATTGACCGTCTTACGGCCAAAGAGGACAAAGTGGAGTTACTATCGGATTAAGTGTGGAGCATTGAGGTTAACTTCAGAACTCGGTTTtgatttagtttatattttaataattttccaaaagtcaagtttacaataataatttatcACATGTACAGGGTGTGTATGCATACCGCTGTTTACATTAACATTAAGTAGTCATCTAAACTCTTGGCGGTCCACGCAGACAACTGGCCTCTAGTCTTAATAGCACCCGGAGGCAATTGATCAACTTTCCAGTCGGCGTTGTTAGTTCATACGAgattaaatgtgtgtgtgtgggtgtatttGTGTCTACATAAGGCTTTTTTTGATTATGATTGATTTGGCGCACACCATACAATATCTATCTTTTTCTCGGCGCCTGACCCGGTTTGGGCTTATTGTGCAACATTGTGGCGCAGCGCGGAATGTGTCGCTCAGCCGCAGATTCATTGAAACGACGCATGCAATGAGGGCACTGTATGTAGTCAGGATTCTCCGAAGGTGGAGGTGGAGGCAAATCACTCAACTTACCGCCGCGTGCCAAATGCGCCTGTACCTGCTTGGCTGCGCGTATGGCTTGTATGAATTCTTCGTGTTTCTTGCGCCAATTATTCTTCTTCAAACCAGCGGTCATGCCGCTAGCAGCAGCAGCACTGGAGTATGCGGATTTGGTGCTACTTCGAGTTGGTGCTTTCTTGAGATACTTTTCGGCGTCAGTGCCGCGTAAACGATGTCGCGCCGCATCGAAAATTTTGCGTTTAGTATGTGCCATTTTCTCGCATACAACCTCGTGCTTGGCAATTCGGTCCATATTGAAATGGCGATTACAGTAGCGGCAGACACCCATATTTCCTGAGTCCACATCAGCGTTGGGCGGCATTCTGTTGGTCTGTAGAAAAGAAAACACATGCTCAGTTGGCAAATTGAAAGCATGAAGACGTTTATCCGCACAACTTACATTAGAAGCCATATTTCCCGATGTTCTTCGTGGCGGTGTCTAAAAGTcagttaagaaaaatatatttataacggagaatttttttgaaaataatgaatgAAACATCGATGTGTGAAAATTCAAAGTTGATGCATTAGCagcttcaaaaatacaaaaataaatgttgcCTACCTTCATTGAAACTACTGCAGTACGTTTGATAGTTTTGGTCGCGGAGCTGGTCCTAGGCGCTGGTGTTACACGCGTCGCAGGTGTCGGTGTAGGATTTGCTGGACGCTTAGTAACCTGTGTCGGCGTCACTGGCGATGGCGTTTTCTTAGTCACAACGGGATTTAGTTTGAGACTGTTCGACGATTTCGCGCGTCCCAAaacatcgttgttgttgttgcggtcaTCGGCCGAGTGCAAGCCCAAACTAAGTGACGACATTTCCTTAGTCAACGTATCGGTGTTGCCGTTCTGTAGCCGTTTCGGTGGATTTCGCACGTGCGTTGAACCAGTGGATGCATTGGTCGTACCACGCATGCGAACCGACGTTGTATTGCCATTTTTCGTTTGGTGTAGATTGTGTACAGCGCCACCGGTTTGACGCAAAACAGGCGACGTGCCTTTTGCCGTTGAGGTGATTGGCTTAAGTGGATTCGCGCGATCAATCCCAGCGCCGCGACGACGCTCATCGAACATTTGACGCACCTACGACGGGCACGCAAATAAGTGAGCAACGccaagcaaatatattttcaagtacATGTCAGTTCGTTATGATTGCTTACCTTGCCATTCGTGATGCGTTTGGTGTCTACAACCTCCTCCAAATTGCTGGCGCTCTCACCATCAGTCATCT comes from the Bactrocera neohumeralis isolate Rockhampton chromosome 2, APGP_CSIRO_Bneo_wtdbg2-racon-allhic-juicebox.fasta_v2, whole genome shotgun sequence genome and includes:
- the LOC126767756 gene encoding dipeptidase 1, with translation MNPVPNREYIEVCAAAIHHHQQHPYPQHQHQHHQHHQQHQAVALNTLLSNAPPPPPPTVQLPHPHELKAPPHEHQPHCKQQCFVFTEIADIELPPEITKLGGEKLKNGAIAAAAYKMSACSDSGSEPSRSSRNRRLIVVLGIMLVCIAMAGGIPLALQLRSSSLLEARLAFIRRLLTESPLIEGSSWQPPMRDAVNRTSGGLLNEVRRNHVGAVFWPISVPCGAQYLDAVQLALEGIDEARRITANTDALHIVLSADEMEQTHIRGEVAVMLGLGGGHTLGASLAVLRSMYLLGARFVSITSLECTTPWAAACIRSHDYLFEENATHSINEFGKTVLYEMNRLGMLIEISQLSEAAMVTALHTAKAPVLLLNAVPISLCNSSSVASIPDRVLSLLSDNGGVIMLNLERCDERRFSVREAINAINYVRKVAGVDHIGLGGAPKSYAFLLAELARDRVWGNAAIKKLIGGNVVRILREVETLKNRLPLYEDWIPRELVESTSYCRYPET
- the LOC126767708 gene encoding THO complex subunit 1; the encoded protein is MTNTAVAQHRPLGFIGLHTEFTKALNEAFQKQDAQILRASYESFGANTDHDKKSPMDQAFREMLLFRLSDNVEQVGALVRLSVEAVRAEIVSVTIPVVLLGDIFDAVTLDKCEQIFSFVEEMVEVWKEDIFFSSCKNNILRMCNDLLRRLSRAQNTVFCGRILLFLSKFFPFSERSGLNIVSEFNLDNVTEYGVDGKDLDDCLEDTVEDIPIKIDYNLYCKFWSLQDFFRNPNQCYSKAQWKMFQAHAGTVLEAFDSFKLEEPRLSSAAEKSDSALTAADYLENMKMELVADMAAEADDQKSNQTDHIVRQSDHFFAKFLTNPKLLTLQLSDSNFRRSVLVQFLILFQYLQLTVKFKTESNTLTTAQTDFIKETEGKVYKLLEETPPNGKRFARTVQHMLTREEMWNNWKNDGCKEFRKPDDAEPENSINKDAASADAKPPAPKRAKRTLGDSLRDAHRSGKFFLGNDVLTRLWNYSPDNLQACKSEERNFLPQVETFLENPHEKNDPSFEWRALRLLARQSPHFFTFLNSPSYKIADYLEGVRRRLAKDRIDNAKAAMNANSTSLLGGNSSTESPNATENNSDQGSNNQETEGEPDADGVGENDGDGDGDGDAMLTEEDVQGDLDKADDDRNAHTKPMTATAEQIEEIAPLIGDDWKKLGKKLGYTTDELLYFETEHPDRDGGCIAMLSNWFADDDDASLDNWAYMLEGLEINAAAKAVKALIDRLTAKEDKVELLSD
- the LOC126767760 gene encoding uncharacterized protein LOC126767760 isoform X1, yielding MTMMSPNNELLHDQIIPPVKLSESWAGRRLVEALSHLPPADLNSTFDMRFQQKQQQEREQRRLEMTDGESASNLEEVVDTKRITNGKVRQMFDERRRGAGIDRANPLKPITSTAKGTSPVLRQTGGAVHNLHQTKNGNTTSVRMRGTTNASTGSTHVRNPPKRLQNGNTDTLTKEMSSLSLGLHSADDRNNNNDVLGRAKSSNSLKLNPVVTKKTPSPVTPTQVTKRPANPTPTPATRVTPAPRTSSATKTIKRTAVVSMKTPPRRTSGNMASNTNRMPPNADVDSGNMGVCRYCNRHFNMDRIAKHEVVCEKMAHTKRKIFDAARHRLRGTDAEKYLKKAPTRSSTKSAYSSAAAASGMTAGLKKNNWRKKHEEFIQAIRAAKQVQAHLARGGKLSDLPPPPPSENPDYIQCPHCMRRFNESAAERHIPRCATMLHNKPKPGQAPRKR
- the LOC126767814 gene encoding integrator complex subunit 15, with product MSQADFKQTLRKLDFPACAKEALPRIESIVVSRSKQNFAIQLISEFVFMERPKDPVDIRKGQSFTGTQLNSFQEFQLIIVLIEYFSQPGPDATRNVVFLSLFGSNLTPQRSKILCRLVSTAVSGSVAPLLSSAGTWMQQVGCMNPPSLEVAQSLVSDFITFSRKTSEQFKQLPMVAPHFAANLMTTVADLYMKEQNGVLTPPPDALLDVFTEWISENHDLCLASQQPLALPSGAIAMPVVTPLAGLIRWAVLSPMFSNRPSYSNLHLWLLQTMLQIDNSGPPTALNAQHVAQNVGPLQTYVARLVADKIEPTKDAAYQKSVERLAQAVQLAISVKCMYGNITQLLCLLETLPPHPLMTMVIKANRKN
- the LOC126767760 gene encoding uncharacterized protein LOC126767760 isoform X3 gives rise to the protein MRFLAALKERKFGGNMRFQQKQQQEREQRRLEMTDGESASNLEEVVDTKRITNGKVRQMFDERRRGAGIDRANPLKPITSTAKGTSPVLRQTGGAVHNLHQTKNGNTTSVRMRGTTNASTGSTHVRNPPKRLQNGNTDTLTKEMSSLSLGLHSADDRNNNNDVLGRAKSSNSLKLNPVVTKKTPSPVTPTQVTKRPANPTPTPATRVTPAPRTSSATKTIKRTAVVSMKTPPRRTSGNMASNTNRMPPNADVDSGNMGVCRYCNRHFNMDRIAKHEVVCEKMAHTKRKIFDAARHRLRGTDAEKYLKKAPTRSSTKSAYSSAAAASGMTAGLKKNNWRKKHEEFIQAIRAAKQVQAHLARGGKLSDLPPPPPSENPDYIQCPHCMRRFNESAAERHIPRCATMLHNKPKPGQAPRKR
- the LOC126767867 gene encoding ribosomal RNA-processing protein 7 homolog A, giving the protein MPEIEGYKVIPLRLTADRPLELCHHIYMREHFIRLEDADKPKGRTLFLLNVPPYVTEQSLGTFFRAKVDVPNTVSFAERPGRNESEKWQQNCVPFSASTTPFKFKVAYVVFHKNVGVKRALQLDSIDLFNTDGNCVLDSGMQLLHSQYEKRILDEEELQARIDKYIELYDKREKEAIEAAKNSEADADGWVTVGKQGRNAGFEQKESVVGRLEEKIVRGKKKKELENFYTFQIRESKMKNIIELRKKFEEDKQKIEALKKTRRFRPF
- the LOC126767760 gene encoding uncharacterized protein LOC126767760 isoform X2, with protein sequence MASQGVAAANSRLAQMQMRFQQKQQQEREQRRLEMTDGESASNLEEVVDTKRITNGKVRQMFDERRRGAGIDRANPLKPITSTAKGTSPVLRQTGGAVHNLHQTKNGNTTSVRMRGTTNASTGSTHVRNPPKRLQNGNTDTLTKEMSSLSLGLHSADDRNNNNDVLGRAKSSNSLKLNPVVTKKTPSPVTPTQVTKRPANPTPTPATRVTPAPRTSSATKTIKRTAVVSMKTPPRRTSGNMASNTNRMPPNADVDSGNMGVCRYCNRHFNMDRIAKHEVVCEKMAHTKRKIFDAARHRLRGTDAEKYLKKAPTRSSTKSAYSSAAAASGMTAGLKKNNWRKKHEEFIQAIRAAKQVQAHLARGGKLSDLPPPPPSENPDYIQCPHCMRRFNESAAERHIPRCATMLHNKPKPGQAPRKR